One window of the Tachypleus tridentatus isolate NWPU-2018 chromosome 10, ASM421037v1, whole genome shotgun sequence genome contains the following:
- the LOC143229366 gene encoding SPRY domain-containing SOCS box protein 3-like has protein sequence MPLQFKFKGMANQDSRTPISKPLRSGCDDSWSWNRKDKSHEVRLCGVWLRTAQFHPNWSNGTAGVRGNRVLNSGRYYWEVNVSERIFGTSMMFGIGTKKARLHVDAFINMLGEDDQGWGLSHKGILWHNGQWRKFTKPFRENEAITVGILFDGPQGTLTYFKDGICLGVAFSGLHLVDDDLYPVVCSTAAKTEMTLSHMRRDFCNLQDRCRAVILNILKTCNDVNKLNLPTTIKSYILEIVECQQIVRARQRNIHSSPYIKALPYNILPLPGVKKSFLYV, from the coding sequence GTATGGCCAATCAGGACTCCAGAACTCCAATTTCCAAACCTCTACGAAGTGGCTGTGATGACTCTTGGTCATGGAACCGAAAAGATAAGTCCCACGAAGTCAGGCTGTGCGGCGTTTGGCTTAGAACAGCCCAGTTTCATCCCAACTGGAGTAATGGGACAGCAGGAGTCCGAGGGAATAGGGTACTAAACAGTGGAAGATATTACTGGGAGGTAAATGTATCGGAAAGAATCTTCGGTACGAGCATGATGTTCGGCATTGGCACAAAGAAAGCTCGCCTCCATGTAGATGCCTTTATCAACATGCTGGGAGAGGATGACCAGGGATGGGGTTTATCGCATAAAGGAATACTCTGGCATAATGGACAGTGGAGAAAATTTACGAAACCTTTCCGTGAGAACGAAGCCATAACTGTTGGAATTCTTTTTGATGGCCCTCAGGGAACACTGACGTACTTCAAGGATGGCATATGTCTTGGGGTTGCATTCTCAGGGCTTCATCTAGTCGATGATGACTTATATCCGGTGGTTTGCTCAACTGCAGCTAAAACTGAAATGACTCTGTCTCACATGAGACGTGACTTTTGTAACTTGCAGGATCGATGTCGGGCAGtgatattaaacattctaaaaacTTGTAACGACGTTAATAAACTCAATTTGCCAACCACGATCAAAAGTTATATTCTGGAAATCGTAGAGTGCCAACAAATTGTGAGAGCACGACAAAGAAATATCCATTCTTCTCCATACATTAAGGCTCTGCCATACAATATTTTACCTTTACCTGGTGTCAAAAAGTCTTTTTTATACGTGTGA